AGAATATTAACACAGATGAATACAGCAAACTACACACAGAACTGAACTTGATGCCAGACACACATCTAAACGCGAAAGCCATTCAGTTAATCTAACCAATGAGGGGCATGAACCAAAAAGGAGAGagaaaaacttaaaacttcaccTTATGAATGGAAGAAGCTCCTATTTGTTTGTGCACCTTGTTGGCTGTGGTATTTGTGAAGGTGACTTTTTCGGATTTTACTGATTTCCATCCCCCTGTTTCTATCTTGGGAACTGCTACAATTGTTTGTGCAGAAACCTTAGGAGACGCAGCTGAGCCAAAATCagtataattatttttaatctctTGAAGCCTGAAAGGGATGAGAGAGCATGAACATAGGTGAGAGGTAGGACATGTCTAAGTTATAGAAAGATGCGAAAATTAGCCAGAAAAGGTCTTGGTTTGGTCAAAAGaagaaatttaattatttatccaacaatgaaaatattattattacaaactTCCCAAATCGGTATTTTGCTGTCCCTCAAATCAATTCAGAGATTAAAGTAAGACTTATATATTGACACTATGATGTCATGATCATACTTAAGGCGAAAGGAGCAAACATAAGAATTCAAGATGCGTTACGTATATGGCCTAGAAAATTAAAATGTGAAGCTCTTTGCACAGGATGGCCAGAGCAAACATAAAAGTTCAAGAAGTGTTACGTATATGGCCTGGAAAGATTAAAATGTGAAGCTCTTTGCACAGGATGGCCACATTTGTATTTTACAGGCTATGTATCACATTACTTTCCTGTTCCTATGTCATCAATGTACATAACACAGAATAGAAAGTAAACAGCAGGTCGTAAAAGATAAGCTTCGAGGAAATCGCCTTATTAATTTTTTCCACCCTCTTATACACCTTGTTATGGGGTTTGAGATTTAAATGAAGTAGGATGCAAAATAATAATCGACGAAAGAAAAATCTTACTTCATAATCTGCTGTAACATTTCTCGTCGAGCGGCACTtctggtagtaacctgctaatttccaggagTTAAAAAGGCTTCCAAGAACAAACCTATCCCGAGTGAATGATTGGAATGAAGTGAGTCAAAACAAAATTTAAGCATAACACCTTATTTGGTGGAGGAATCGGCGCCACTTGGTCTTTCCGGTCAGGTAACACCACGCTGCTAGTCGTTGCCTACAACCCAAATGAAGGGAAAACGAAATCCAACAAGATGAGAAAGACGTAGAATACAGGAAATTCCATTCGATCAATCGGAAAATTTTAAGGGATTCATGTCAGATGGAGCAGAGGGTAAATAATAATAACAGTAGCTCTAGCTGTTTTGCAaccaatttataaaatatattcatatatGCCATATATCAAGAAGACAAATTTGTCGTCCAAAAATTGGAAAGTTTTAATGTTCCAGGACCATAACGTGGGATGTTATGCTACCTGCATTTCCTTGGCGAAAGAATTACGAAACTCATTTTGTGATTTTTGTATAGAAGCTTCTATCTTCTGTGGTAAGGTTGAAAGCACCGAGAAAATCTCTTGAAACTTGTCTTGATATGTATGCTTGTTGACTTGATCGGACGTAGATTTGAAGCCCAGGTCTAGGCTAGCTTTGATATCTTCTTGTCCCTTGATCTAATTTACCATACCTCCTTAATGTAAGAAGTCTACATTCATGAACGCTTGAAACAAGTGGACTTAAAACGTAGAAAGGAAGTATGGCAATTATTTTGCGGGGTTACCATTAACTGCAGCAAGTTATCCTGAACCACCAATTTCTGCCGAATTCCTTCAGCtgaatttaaatgaagaaataaaaataaagtatttgaGCTTATAAACTGCGACAATTTTTTTAAACCGACTGCAAAATGAAATAGTTATTAAATCAGAGTCAAGCCATATCTAATGTAACATGTGTGTGTGTGTAATGAAAAATCGTTTGAAAACAAAATTCAAGCTAGTTCCCTAGTTATTTCCCTTGAAATTTCGTGGCTTTCAGATAACAAGGTTGCAAATGTCTTATGCAGATTgtacactatttcaaacacagtTTTCCCACCCACTCCACCTTAAGCTCCTACCGGTTTTAACAGTTCAGGAAATGATATACTCACTCTCTAGTAAAACTTCCTTTGTCCCTTTGTTAGCTTGCATAACGTCGGTTTGAACAGAATCCAGTATCATTCCAAACCGATTTAGTGAAGTTTCCATCATTCCAATCCGGTGTTCAAGCTCTTCACTAATCTGCACTGCTCGTAAAAGAAAACATCACTTTTTCGTTGATGGTCATACTCATGGATGAAGGACAAAGATTTGATTGACACAGCCTATTATTTTAGATAGACTTGTAGCGCAACTGTCAATTTCACACTTACATCTATGGtcagaaagagaagaagaagtcCATTTACGCGGTAAGCTGGTTGAAGATATTGGCATCTGACTCTCTTCACGAGTATGACTGGTTGGTGGCAAGCAAACTTTCTTTACAGGGTTTTCCCGTTCTTGAGAACTGAATCTATGTGAAGACAACTAAAACCAATAGAAGAGTACAAAGATAAATACAGTACAGCAATTTATTCACACATCAGTAAAACATTATAAACTATTAAACAAATACTTTATGCAGTTTCAAGGTAGTCATAAACAAAAATGAAAGAGAAGGCAATTAAAATATTCATAGAGCTGAAAACTTCTCTCTCTTTTATTTCATTCCATTTTATACACTACAATCAGAAGAACACTGAGAAGAAAATTAACCTGATCGTTTGTCAGAACATCGTCGAGTGAGCTCTGAGAGATCTGAGAAAGCACGCCGTGTTGAGAGTGGGAGGAAAGCCCTCGAGAAAATGATTGCTGTGACGGTTGCGATCGTAGCTGTGATGTTTGGGGTCCATGTGATTGTGTTACAGTATTGGACCTCCTTCATGAAATCAAAATTAACACGAGATAGGTAAAGAAGAATAGCAACAACAAGAGAAAGAAAATTCACTTTTCAAGGTCCAAACAATCAATAGTCAGAATAAAAACCGGAAAACTCATATCTAAGCCATCATTTTCTCCTAATAATGAAGATGCACAAGTCAGTGCCATTTTCTGCACTTGAAAAAATTTAAACGAAGTAATAGTGAACTCATACAAGCCAAATAGTACACGCTCAAAGCAGTTAGAAATTTCACTAGTAAAAAAAATGTAGCGTCACTCCAATTTTGATTTTCTCTACACTTTCCTTCCATTATCTCGGAACCAACATAGCAAGTTCTCACAGAAACCTTGAAAATCGTTCAAAATCGAGTCTATTACGAATTTCGAACTACAAAGAGAGAGGAGCATCAAGCAATagttatttaaaaagaaaaatacataaataacTTCCTTAAACGAAAAAAGACTTTCCCGCTTTTTATCGGGAACTAAAGGAAGCATGACGCAGTTGGGAAAAAGAAATGAGAACTATAAAATTGAAGAAAACAGAAGTGAACCTTGCTTGAGGAGAAGAAAGGGCCGAAATGGAGCTGAGATCGGAAGCATTGTTGATCTTCAATTTCATTGAGCGATTCAGTGAATGAGCTTGATCGGACATGATAAGCCTACGAGTAAAGGACGCTGTAGCCTGTATGTGATATATAGGCGGGAAACCAGGGGTTGAGAAACAAAtagttattaaaattaaaaaataaaaaatcgacttcaagaggaaagaaagaagggaaattttaagaaataaaatgcaATTAATTATTAAAGGAGAGAGAAATACAGTAAGGGAAAAATAATTACGAAAATAActctttttttaacaaaaatattttttcatgTATGTAACGACAAATTAtcttaaacttaaaaaaaaaaaaaaaaaaaaacctagaaaaATATATAAGCTGACATTATTCAATTCAACGATAGTATTCAATGAAAATGACAAAGAAGCCAGAAAAACGACACCGATAACAACAAACGGTAACAGTACTAAAAACGCCAATGAAACAAATAAACGACACTAATCTTAGAAACGACAGCAATAATAAAAGACGACAACAATCATCAAAATCGACAGCAATATTTAAAACGACAAAAATAATCGAAAACGACAAACAACATATATAACGACAGGAACCTTAAAACGACAAATTATTGTGGAAAACGACAAAGATCATTTAAAACGATAGCAGCTTAAAAACGACAGCGGTCATCGAAAACGACCGAAACTTGAAAAACGACAACGATCATCGAAAACGAGATGAAACCACCACAATAATCCTACAGCGGCCAATATAAtgcttccccccccccccctttttttttttttatattttctatcATTGAACTTaaacaattttcattaaaaaaataatacttaacagacattttttttaattcacCTTTTCAAACATTCACGAATAAAAAATCTCAAAGATCATTTTGAagggaaaaaaaatcaaaaccaaaatcTTCACACCACACGCACAAGTCTATGTTGATCAAAATTTAAATGATCtaaaatgatatatattttttctttaatattattttattttctactactacttctactacaagtataaatttttttttaatgacattGGTTACTATTTAAGAGAGAATTGCCAAGGAGTCATACGGAGGTGGCGTATCGATAATGATATAATTTAATATCGAGTttcacatatttgaatttaataagtattatgggaTATAGGAAGTATCATCTCGTGTATGTTGTATACCTTAAATTGTCAAATAACAACACCTTATTTAAAAACATTGTGAGAAGATAATACAACACATCAAAAATTATGTCAAATCAATTACATAAAGAAATATTTTCAATAGTCAGAATTTTTGCTATGTTTATTGAAAATTATTAGTAGAATAATTTTGTTATTATGGCTCTATGAACATCTTCATTTTCCTACCAAattaaatatatgacaatttgaGGAATATTATTAGTATATACTAATGGATAATAGAAAAGTGAAAATTAAATCAAATAGTTTAATAATGAAAACTTGGATGTTCAATGTTTGTTTCTTTCGAACGCGACGACATTATGATATTGTCAATAGCCTTCTGTAATGTACACGAAAAACATATAAATAGCTGTATAATATATATCTTTATATTCCCAATAATACAAACAATTGAAAAAAGCCACTGTATAATAAAATACAATAGCTCCATATTCTCATAGTTTACAACtgaacaaatttaaattaaaatcaatatataggtgttttggaaatataaaataaaacCCAAACATAGTGTATGATCTAGTCTATAATTTATTGACCAAAAGCATAAATGTATGTGCTAAATACCTAGTGTAAGGAAACTATCTGcggaatgatttttttttttaaataagtaaataaaatatattcttagGTTGTTCgtctatatatatactagatacaaataatgtgcaatatgcacgtttgtttagttttatttatagaatttattaattatttttattaaatttatattaatgtcatataaatttttaaataaatatcatattttaattaaataatttatttatttttatttaaatttatgtttgttatagtttttaaatttgggagtgacaacaagagattatttattatatatttaatgtaatattaaatattatacgtagattttaaatttaaattttgttgatgcggttcttcgccaacagataattaatagaataagagaatgagattagtgctaagtaatgaaccgtaacagatgaataatcttaaaataaaatggtgatacaaatacttttttaggtggttcaaaggttaaaatccttctactccaccagccaatattattgctatatttctggtattctctgcagggtatttctttacacaatagaattcaaccctttgcaactcccagggtctccatatttataggagaagactcctgggggttggcaaggagGGTCatcctgtaacgccccaaactccagggaccgttacggtgtgccttgtaaacagtgctaaaatcgctaatcgagtcatttggccaaaacgtgtaactaagtatgattagcagtttagggtttaaacattttggttaagatgtaacgtttcactagaacgtttaatatatacattgggatcccgaaaataaagtctcagagtttattacagaaaatattacaacatgccgttctaagcggcaaaacagggtttaaccctagttctactttaaacctcggccgtggcggacgagcagctgcatatgtacacatcatcacctaagctctccaactcaaggatggtccagcttcctcttgcctttacctgcaccacgtaggacccgtgagccaaagcccagcaagaaaacacaataaagcgtgacatagtctcaacaacgataatgataaccattcgggactatcagtccaagcaaataggtgacaatagccaaaagtcacaataatgagcattgctccttctagccatgtgacgatagggtcaccagggcttaactgacaagtgatcctttcataagtttgattaggacaggtgcatggtgaatggtcaccaacataaccttcctcccgaccctagagtcgtgctatggacagcgtcccttggccatgtgacaaacagtcaccggggtcatataccttggccataaacatctggtcatagactaggcaagcgcttatagttctcattgaccttccggtcggtccagcattaataccccgtatgagtcattcaatgccgacctcgattagatctaatctttaatcggcccggcgttcacaacgcactgccacttctgacccttgggtcggtaaaacacgaccagtgctcagcccatggtgaacttaactaatgagtcatagcttcacagacggatctgacaccattgtcgattctgactaataagtcagcgccatacacaggtaagccatgccaccaacatataccacatgtccaatatcca
This genomic interval from Humulus lupulus chromosome 8, drHumLupu1.1, whole genome shotgun sequence contains the following:
- the LOC133793667 gene encoding putative recombination initiation defects 3 translates to MSDQAHSLNRSMKLKINNASDLSSISALSSPQARRSNTVTQSHGPQTSQLRSQPSQQSFSRGLSSHSQHGVLSQISQSSLDDVLTNDQLSSHRFSSQERENPVKKVCLPPTSHTREESQMPISSTSLPRKWTSSSLSDHRLQISEELEHRIGMMETSLNRFGMILDSVQTDVMQANKGTKEVLLETEGIRQKLVVQDNLLQLMIKGQEDIKASLDLGFKSTSDQVNKHTYQDKFQEIFSVLSTLPQKIEASIQKSQNEFRNSFAKEMQATTSSVVLPDRKDQVAPIPPPNKVTTRSAARREMLQQIMKLQEIKNNYTDFGSAASPKVSAQTIVAVPKIETGGWKSVKSEKVTFTNTTANKVHKQIGASSIHKERQCRIIIESDEEIDRGFSCLFKENESDLGSCLIDEVKEETKRILRKARRRKRQCCNTILIN